The Hyperolius riggenbachi isolate aHypRig1 chromosome 3, aHypRig1.pri, whole genome shotgun sequence genome window below encodes:
- the LOC137561970 gene encoding olfactory receptor 10A7-like: MCEANQTQVTQIFLLGFQGLYKFKLVFFVGFLLSYILVLSGNFLIITLVTTTDHLKIPMFIFLKHLALTDILLTTTVVPLMLHIILVDEGTLPFIGCIAQLYYLGIFGCVQTLLITAMSYDRYLAICNPLRYASIMNLHVCLRLVVGLWFSGTLVMSSEIIVVCQLYFCGLNYIDHFFCDYGPIVELSTSDKFYFVIQDIISSIVMIASPFAFMVITYACISLSIMRISSANGRRKAFSTCSSHLTTVCTYYGTLIIVYVIPTDYSSVNINKYMSLLYLVVTPIMNPIIYSLRNREIKRTLLHLLRR; this comes from the coding sequence ATGTGTGAGGCCAATCAGACACAAGTCACACAGATTTTTTTACTTGGGTTTCAAGGTTTATACAAATTCAAACTTGTATTTTTTGTTGGGTTTCTTTTATCCTATATTTTGGTACTCAGTGGTAACTTTCTAATTATCACTTTGGTGACCACTACTGATCATCTTAAAATCCCGATGTTCATTTTTTTGAAACACTTAGCTCTCACCGATATCCTTCTGACCACTACTGTAGTGCCTTTGatgctgcacatcatattggttgATGAAGGAACCTTGCCATTCATTGGTTGTATTGCCCAGCTTTATTACCTTGGTATTTTTGGGTGTGTTCAAACTCTTCTCATCACTGCTATGTCATACGATCGATATCTGGCTATTTGTAATCCATTGCGCTATGCCTCCATTATGAACCTTCATGTTTGTCTCAGATTGGTTGTTGGTTTATGGTTCTCAGGCACCCTGGTAATGTCAAGTGAAATCATTGTGGTGTGTCAATTATATTTCTGTGGTCTTAATTATATTGATCATTTCTTTTGTGATTATGGGCCCATTGTGGAACTATCTACATCAGACAAATTTTATTTTGTGATACAAGACATTATCAGTTCTATAGTTATGATTGCCAGTCCATTTGCATTCATGGTCATAACCTATGCCTGTATCTCTTTATCAATTATGAGGATATCTTCTGCTAATGGACGAAGAAAGGCCTTCTCTACTTGTAGCTCCCATCTGACCACAGTTTGCACTTATTATGGGACTTTAATCATTGTTTATGTAATTCCAACTGACTACAGCTCAGTGAATATCAATAAATACATGTCTTTGTTGTACCTTGTGGTGACACCAATAATGAACCCCATCATCTACAGTCTGAGGAACAGAGAAATCAAGAGAACTTTGCTTCATTTGCTCAGGAGATAA